The genome window CGAGAACGAGATCCGGCTCTTCTGGATGAACTCCACCTGACGGTCGAAGATGGTGTGATCGTCGCTGTCGAACCCCATGATCATGCCGCACCAGACCGCCATGCCGGCGTCCTGGATGCGCCGGATTTTCTCCAGCAGCGTCCCCCCCTGGCGGACGTTCTGGAATTTCTTGGTCTCGCGGAGGGCTTCCTCGTTGGGGCTCTCGATGCCGATGAAGACGGCCACGAAGTTGGCCTCGGTCATGAGGTCCATCAGTTCGGGGTCGTCGGCCAAGTCGATGGACGCCTCGGTGAACAGGCTGAGCGGGTAGCCGTGCTTCTTTTGCCAGGCGATCACGTCCTTGAGGACCAGCTTGATCGCCTTCTTGTTGCCGATCAGGTTGTCGTCGACGACGAACGCGATCCGCATCCCCGTCTTCCAGATCGCCTCCAGCTCGGCGATCACCTGCTCATTCGTCTTGATTCGGGGGCGGCGTCCGAAGGTCACGATGATGTCGCAGAACTCGCACTGGAACGGGCATCCGCGCGAGAACTGGAGGCTGCCGAAGGCGTACCGCTTCATGTCGAGCATGTCGAAGCGGGGCGTCGTCACCTTGGACATATCGGTCTTCTGGAGCTGCTCGTAGCGATACTGGTTCAGCCCCTGCTTCCACTCGCGGAGGAACTGCGGCCAGGTCTCCTCGGCCTCTCCGATGAAGATCGCGTCGGCCGGCTCGTCGTCGAAGTAATCTTCCTGCACCGTGATCCACGGGCCGCCGAGGACGACGAAGCAGCCTCGCGCCTTCAGCTCCGTCATGATCTCCTTCATGCGGAACCGTTGAACGCTCATCCCCGTCATCGCCACGATGTCGGCCTTGGCGCAGCGGTCGAAGTCGATCTCCTGGACGCTCTCGTCGATCAGCGTGACCGTGTGTTCTTCGGGGGTCAGGGCCGCCAGCAACGGCAGCGAGGCGACCGGCAAGTTCGCAGCCTTCCCCATGAACGGAAGCAGGTGGTCCATCCCCCAGTACGACGGCTCGAATCTGGGATTGATGATGACGATGTCAGCCATGGGATGCCTTGATCCTTGGTGCCCGGGGATGGGTGGTTTCCGGGGTGTGCGCAGATTTCCGCGTGTGAACATCCTAGACAAGTGAGAGAACCCCGCCCAGGGGCTTTCTTCGATTTCGCTGGCCGGTCGTCGCGAGGACGCGGGTGGTCCCGGATGCGACGGGCCTCGTACAATGCTGAGGCGGCCCTTCAGGATGGGACGACGTCGTTCCCTCGGTCGACCGCACGGCCCATCTATCCAAGTTTCATGCCGGACTCTCTTGATCCGCCCAACGGCTTGCCGATTTCCTTCGACCCCCACCCCTGGTTCCGGGGCGGCCATGCCCAGACGATCGTCGGTCGCTACATCGGGCCGAACCGGATCGGAGTTCCTTCGCGGGCCGAGACGATCGACCTCCCCGACGGCGACCGCCTCTCCTTACTTGATTCAACTCCCGACGGCTGGCGTCCAGGCGCTCCGGCGGCCCTGCTGCTGCACGGCCTGGCGAGTTCGGCCGAGGCTCCGTACATCGTTCGTATGGCACGACGCCTGAACGATTTAGGCGTTCGAGCCGTCCGGATGAACCTGCGAGGAGCCGGGGCGGGGTTTGGGATGGCCCGGCGGATCTATCACGCCGGTCGGACGGAGGACGTTCAGGAGGCGCTGGCCTGGCTGGCGGCGAGTTCCCAGGGGTCGCCGATCGCCGTCGTGGGCTTCTCATTGGGGGCGAACCTGGCTCTGAAGCTGGCGGCGGAGGCGTCGCGGTCGTCGTATGAGGGGGCCCCGATCGACTCCGTCGTCGCGGCCAATCCGCCGATCGATCTCTCAGCCTGTTGCCAGGCGATGCTCCGCCGCGAGAACCGAGTCTACGACTGGAGCTTCGTCCGTTGGCTGCGCAGCGAGGTGCGCAGGTTGCACGCACGCTTTCCCGACCTGGGGCCGGCGGGGATCGAGGGCGTCCGTTCGGTCTATGAGTTCGACGACCGTTACACGGCCCCCCGCAACGGGTTCGACGGGGCCGAGGACTACTACCGCAAGAGCAGCGCCGGGCCGCTGGCGCCGGAGATCGCGATCCCCGGCCTGGTCGTCCACGCCGCCGACGACCCGTTCATCCCGGGCTCGGTCTTTGACGGCGTCCAGTTCCCGCCCAACGTGCGGTTTGAACTCCTCCCGGCCGGCGGCCACCTGGGCTACATCGCCCGCCGCCCCTGGCGTGGAGACCGCCGTTGGCTGGAGACACGTCTGGCCGACTGGCTGGCCCAAAGGTGGGGAATGAATCGGTAACGAACCCTAGCACTCCCGGCCTTGTCTTTCACATCGCGACCGGCGATGATATGTCCCGTTCGTCGGGCCGTCTCTCTCCCAAACGGTCTTGGTTCTTGCGGCCCTAGCTCAACGGCAGAGCAGGGGACTCATCAGTACAAGGTGGCGCCGGGGGGCGACCCTCGAACGCGAACCGGGTGAATTGCGGGAAACCTAAACCTCCGAGAGGGGGCAAGGCAATCCGCAGCCGAGCCTGGCCGGGCGAAAGGTGGCCAGGAAGGTTCAGAGACTAGCGGGGTGAGACCCAACGATAATCCCCGCCGCGAGCGCCCGGCCTCCCCCGCCCTCCCCTGCCTCTCCCGGTCGGCGGAGCGAGGATGAGATAGTCCAAGCCCCGTGGAAACGCGGGGGCCCTTGAATCCCTTGGTTGCAGGTTCGAATCCTGCGGGCCGCACTACCCCCCTCTCCCATGCCGACTCCTTCCGAACCACTGAAGCCCCAGATCGCCCAGGAGCAGCTCGAGCGCCTCCTGGACGGCATCGACCCCGCTCTTCGGGCAAGGTCGCGGGGCCCGTTCGAAGAGGCCGACGCGCGCGGCCTCGCCGTGGTCCACGGCCTCTTCCGGGCGGTCGGCGAAGGAGACTTCTCCGCCATGGCCGCGATGTTCCACGAGGAGATCGAACTCGAGATCACCGGTCCGCCGAGCGTCCCGTTCCTCGGCGCGTGGAGCGGCCGGGAGACCGTCGCCGAGACGG of Paludisphaera rhizosphaerae contains these proteins:
- a CDS encoding YheT family hydrolase, producing the protein MRRASYNAEAALQDGTTSFPRSTARPIYPSFMPDSLDPPNGLPISFDPHPWFRGGHAQTIVGRYIGPNRIGVPSRAETIDLPDGDRLSLLDSTPDGWRPGAPAALLLHGLASSAEAPYIVRMARRLNDLGVRAVRMNLRGAGAGFGMARRIYHAGRTEDVQEALAWLAASSQGSPIAVVGFSLGANLALKLAAEASRSSYEGAPIDSVVAANPPIDLSACCQAMLRRENRVYDWSFVRWLRSEVRRLHARFPDLGPAGIEGVRSVYEFDDRYTAPRNGFDGAEDYYRKSSAGPLAPEIAIPGLVVHAADDPFIPGSVFDGVQFPPNVRFELLPAGGHLGYIARRPWRGDRRWLETRLADWLAQRWGMNR
- a CDS encoding B12-binding domain-containing radical SAM protein; translated protein: MADIVIINPRFEPSYWGMDHLLPFMGKAANLPVASLPLLAALTPEEHTVTLIDESVQEIDFDRCAKADIVAMTGMSVQRFRMKEIMTELKARGCFVVLGGPWITVQEDYFDDEPADAIFIGEAEETWPQFLREWKQGLNQYRYEQLQKTDMSKVTTPRFDMLDMKRYAFGSLQFSRGCPFQCEFCDIIVTFGRRPRIKTNEQVIAELEAIWKTGMRIAFVVDDNLIGNKKAIKLVLKDVIAWQKKHGYPLSLFTEASIDLADDPELMDLMTEANFVAVFIGIESPNEEALRETKKFQNVRQGGTLLEKIRRIQDAGMAVWCGMIMGFDSDDHTIFDRQVEFIQKSRISFSMSGMLAAIPKTPLHARLAEEGRLDLSDRPEFGTNVIPLKMSREELLSGYFDVIGRLYDPKAYFERTDALFLDPNFEIGITKKKKWWRISPRWAISEAKSAVEGLVLYARLVRNVSDPELKREYRQRFKNFVKVHRRPGLVMFYVLHMAMHYHSWTMAQNAKSGARELVNVY
- a CDS encoding nuclear transport factor 2 family protein, producing the protein MPTPSEPLKPQIAQEQLERLLDGIDPALRARSRGPFEEADARGLAVVHGLFRAVGEGDFSAMAAMFHEEIELEITGPPSVPFLGAWSGRETVAETVRRNFEMLDAQAPEVVSMSVQGDHVVVILRERGRYIATDLEYSVRCAQVFTLSDGLVRRVREIIVDEPAD